One Keratinibaculum paraultunense genomic window carries:
- a CDS encoding flagellar brake protein gives MSGRKDYLSIGSRIEILKMISKREKSFPSQILDLKNECSFLISGPIWKNRIIPIHEGEKITLSYVVKDKGRYAFDVLVTDRKYKKIYILEVKKISDIRKYQMRRYYRFNISIPVIKEFIIKKNTEKEIITEECKTKDISGSGLRLYSNFKHRVGDIIKCKFKIEDQFMNIKSKIVRIEEIDTFEYKYSLGIDFIDITEKDRDIIIKFIFKQERILIEKGLI, from the coding sequence ATGAGTGGAAGGAAAGATTATTTAAGTATTGGTAGCAGAATTGAAATACTTAAAATGATTTCTAAAAGAGAAAAATCTTTTCCAAGTCAAATATTAGATTTAAAAAATGAATGTAGTTTTTTAATAAGTGGTCCAATTTGGAAGAATAGAATCATACCAATACATGAAGGTGAAAAGATTACATTAAGCTATGTAGTTAAAGATAAAGGTAGATATGCTTTTGATGTATTGGTTACAGATAGGAAATATAAAAAAATATATATTCTAGAAGTTAAAAAAATATCTGATATAAGGAAATATCAGATGAGGAGATATTATAGATTTAATATTTCCATTCCAGTTATAAAGGAGTTTATTATTAAAAAAAATACAGAAAAAGAGATAATAACTGAGGAATGTAAAACTAAGGATATTAGTGGAAGTGGACTTAGATTATATTCAAATTTTAAGCATCGTGTTGGTGATATAATTAAATGTAAATTTAAAATAGAAGATCAATTTATGAATATTAAGAGTAAGATAGTACGAATAGAAGAAATAGATACGTTTGAATATAAATATAGTTTAGGAATTGATTTTATTGATATTACCGAAAAAGATAGAGATATTATAATTAAATTTATTTTCAAGCAAGAGCGAATTTTAATAGAAAAAGGGCTGATTTAA
- a CDS encoding MinD/ParA family protein, which produces MKDQAEKLRNIMKNKPNKNNIKLSQDRAQVLAITSGKGGVGKTSFSVNLAISLKRLGYKVLILDADIGLANIEILTGINMKYTIEDLIKSDKNIYDIIEEGPEGIKLISGGSGIHQLSMMDDKNINKLLEEMENLEREMDYIIIDTGAGISNIVLDFVMISDETILITTSDPTSLMDAYTMIKALTTNGYKGKINIVINIVENRREAENIFNKLSKVSQNFLNVNLNYLGYLQRDVLVNKAVKIQQPFLILNPSSNISKKINVMALKLINPVKYNEKKENLGFVQRLKALLFGRDR; this is translated from the coding sequence ATGAAAGATCAGGCTGAAAAATTAAGGAATATAATGAAAAACAAACCTAATAAAAATAATATAAAATTATCACAAGACAGAGCTCAAGTATTGGCAATTACAAGTGGAAAGGGAGGAGTTGGGAAAACTAGTTTTTCAGTAAATTTAGCTATTTCTCTTAAACGTTTAGGATACAAGGTATTGATATTAGATGCAGATATTGGTTTAGCAAACATAGAAATATTGACAGGGATAAATATGAAATACACTATAGAAGATTTAATAAAAAGTGATAAAAACATATACGATATAATTGAAGAAGGACCAGAAGGCATTAAGCTTATATCTGGTGGTTCAGGAATTCATCAATTATCCATGATGGATGATAAAAATATTAATAAATTACTTGAAGAAATGGAAAATTTAGAACGTGAAATGGATTATATAATTATAGATACTGGTGCTGGCATTTCTAATATTGTACTTGATTTTGTGATGATTTCAGATGAAACTATATTAATAACCACTTCGGATCCGACATCCTTAATGGATGCATATACTATGATAAAAGCTTTGACAACTAATGGATATAAAGGTAAAATAAATATAGTTATAAATATTGTTGAAAATAGAAGAGAAGCTGAAAATATATTTAATAAACTTAGTAAAGTATCACAAAATTTTTTGAATGTAAATTTAAATTATTTAGGATATTTACAAAGAGATGTATTAGTAAATAAAGCAGTAAAAATTCAACAGCCTTTTTTGATACTTAATCCTTCATCAAATATATCAAAAAAAATTAATGTTATGGCATTGAAGCTTATAAATCCAGTTAAATATAATGAAAAAAAGGAAAATTTAGGATTTGTTCAAAGATTAAAAGCTTTATTGTTTGGGAGAGATAGATAA
- a CDS encoding flagellar biosynthesis protein FlhF encodes MKIKKFYGVSTYDAMLKMKKELGSDAVILNTRTVREKGLIGFFKKPKVEITAVYEEKDAFKLNVSNNNLNKINQELENLKNMVEGISSSIVEKKTEIPKKLEIYQKKLIENGVNYYIATAILKTIEEQINLKDQDEERIEEIVKYTLLEYIGDAKPLCLNKGEQKVVFFIGPTGVGKTTTLAKMAAQLVINNQYNIGLITSDTYRIAAVDQLKTYSDILKLPLKVVYDEKDMFQALANFREKDIILVDTAGKNHKQIDEKDEIVNIMKSVKNKEIYLVVSGTTSYNTLKSIISHYDFIEDYSIIFTKIDEADNYGNVLNAKYLTKKPVSYITTGQNVPDDIEIFDRDKAVKCLIGENIL; translated from the coding sequence ATGAAAATAAAAAAGTTTTATGGTGTATCAACTTATGATGCTATGTTGAAGATGAAAAAAGAACTTGGTTCAGATGCTGTAATATTAAATACTAGAACTGTTAGAGAAAAAGGATTGATTGGGTTTTTCAAAAAGCCAAAAGTTGAAATTACTGCAGTTTATGAAGAAAAAGATGCGTTTAAATTAAATGTTTCTAATAATAATTTAAATAAAATTAATCAAGAATTGGAAAATTTAAAAAACATGGTAGAAGGAATATCATCCAGTATAGTAGAGAAAAAAACTGAAATTCCAAAGAAATTAGAAATTTATCAAAAAAAATTGATTGAAAATGGAGTAAATTATTATATTGCAACAGCAATTTTGAAAACAATTGAAGAACAAATAAATTTAAAAGACCAAGATGAAGAAAGAATAGAAGAGATTGTTAAGTATACTTTATTAGAATATATTGGAGATGCAAAACCTTTATGCTTAAATAAAGGAGAGCAAAAAGTAGTATTTTTTATAGGACCTACAGGTGTTGGTAAAACAACAACATTGGCGAAGATGGCAGCACAATTAGTAATTAATAATCAATATAATATTGGTCTAATTACTTCAGATACCTATAGAATTGCAGCAGTTGATCAATTAAAAACTTATAGTGATATACTAAAATTACCATTAAAAGTTGTATATGATGAAAAAGATATGTTTCAAGCTTTAGCTAATTTTAGAGAAAAGGATATTATATTAGTGGATACTGCTGGTAAAAATCACAAACAAATAGATGAAAAGGATGAGATTGTTAATATTATGAAGTCTGTTAAAAATAAAGAGATATACTTAGTAGTTAGTGGAACTACCAGTTACAATACATTAAAATCAATAATTAGTCATTATGATTTTATTGAAGATTACAGCATTATATTTACTAAAATTGATGAAGCAGATAATTATGGAAATGTATTAAATGCTAAGTATTTGACGAAAAAACCAGTATCATATATAACTACAGGGCAAAATGTACCTGATGATATAGAGATATTTGATAGAGATAAAGCAGTTAAATGTCTTATTGGGGAGAATATATTATGA
- the flhA gene encoding flagellar biosynthesis protein FlhA yields MKFGDIIVALGVIAIVIIIIIPIPKVLLSILLSLNIAFSLLILLISMYSKDVLEISIFPSLLLIATLFRLSLNISTTRGILIDGDAGKVVETFGQFVIQDNIIVGFIIFIIIMIVQFVVITKGAERVAEVSARFTLDAMPGKQMAIDADLNSGLITEEEALKRRKDIQRYADFYGAMDGATKFVKGDAIAGIIITIINIVGGLVMGVMSGMDFNEAIQKYTLLTVGDGLVSQIPALLISTATGLVVTRAASEANLGRDLIEQLLGNNPKLLYIIAGLLIFLGIFTPLPTGTYIVLGLLFAFLGYTMGKGIEEEIIETTEEISEAEELRKPENVFELLKVDDIELEFGYGLIPLADVNQGGDLLDRIVMIRRQIAMELGLIVPIVRLRDNIQLNPNEYVIKIKGVEVARGEVLFDHYLALDPGTGEGEIEGIDTIEPAFGLPAKWITEKEREKAEIFGYTVVDPPSVIATHLTEVIKERAHELIGRQDVKLLIDNVKEEYPAVVEEVVPKLLTIGEVQKVLSNLLREQISIRDMVTILETLADYASITKDTDLLTEYVRQRLSGYITNKYVENNQLKVITLDSEIEELIMNSINRTETGSYLSLEPNTAQRILNNTLKAAQKLTNIGEQPIILTAPIVRFYFKRLTEQVTRDLIVLSYNEIEPSVEIQSVGMVSLQ; encoded by the coding sequence ATGAAGTTTGGTGATATAATTGTAGCATTAGGGGTTATTGCAATAGTTATAATAATTATTATACCTATTCCTAAAGTTTTATTGAGTATATTATTAAGTTTAAATATAGCTTTTTCATTACTCATTCTTTTAATTTCTATGTATTCAAAGGATGTATTGGAAATATCTATTTTTCCATCTTTATTATTAATTGCAACTTTGTTTAGACTTTCTCTTAATATATCAACTACTAGAGGAATTTTAATAGATGGAGATGCAGGTAAGGTTGTTGAAACTTTTGGTCAGTTTGTAATTCAAGATAATATAATAGTTGGATTTATAATATTTATTATAATAATGATTGTACAATTTGTTGTAATAACAAAAGGAGCTGAAAGAGTAGCTGAAGTATCGGCAAGATTTACATTGGATGCTATGCCTGGAAAACAAATGGCTATTGATGCAGATTTAAATTCTGGATTGATAACAGAAGAAGAAGCACTAAAAAGGAGAAAAGATATACAAAGATATGCGGATTTTTATGGTGCTATGGATGGTGCCACTAAGTTTGTTAAAGGAGATGCTATTGCTGGTATAATAATTACCATTATAAATATAGTAGGTGGACTAGTAATGGGTGTTATGAGTGGAATGGATTTTAATGAAGCTATTCAAAAATATACACTATTAACAGTTGGAGATGGATTGGTTAGTCAAATACCAGCACTTTTAATTTCTACAGCTACAGGGTTAGTAGTTACTAGAGCAGCTTCAGAGGCTAATTTAGGAAGGGATTTAATAGAACAATTGTTAGGTAATAATCCTAAATTGTTGTATATAATAGCTGGGTTACTAATATTTTTGGGAATATTTACACCTTTACCAACAGGCACATATATAGTTTTAGGATTATTATTTGCTTTTTTAGGATACACCATGGGTAAAGGCATTGAAGAAGAAATAATTGAAACAACTGAAGAGATATCTGAGGCGGAAGAATTAAGAAAACCTGAAAATGTATTCGAATTATTAAAAGTAGATGATATTGAATTAGAATTTGGATATGGTCTTATACCTTTAGCGGATGTTAATCAAGGTGGTGATTTGTTAGATCGAATTGTTATGATAAGACGGCAGATTGCAATGGAATTAGGATTAATTGTACCAATAGTTCGGCTAAGGGATAATATACAATTAAATCCTAACGAATATGTTATCAAAATAAAGGGAGTAGAAGTGGCCCGAGGGGAAGTATTATTTGATCATTATTTAGCTTTAGATCCAGGTACTGGAGAAGGTGAAATTGAAGGAATAGATACTATAGAACCTGCCTTTGGTTTACCAGCTAAGTGGATCACTGAAAAAGAGAGGGAAAAAGCTGAAATATTTGGGTATACAGTAGTGGATCCTCCATCTGTAATTGCTACTCATTTAACAGAGGTAATAAAGGAGAGAGCTCATGAATTAATTGGAAGGCAAGATGTAAAGTTACTAATAGATAATGTAAAGGAAGAATATCCTGCTGTTGTGGAAGAAGTTGTTCCTAAATTATTAACTATAGGAGAGGTGCAAAAGGTATTATCTAATTTATTGAGGGAACAGATTAGCATAAGAGACATGGTTACTATATTAGAAACTTTAGCAGATTATGCAAGTATAACTAAGGATACAGATTTACTGACTGAGTATGTTAGGCAACGTTTATCAGGGTATATAACTAATAAGTATGTAGAAAATAATCAATTGAAAGTAATAACATTAGATAGCGAGATAGAAGAGTTAATAATGAATTCAATTAATAGAACTGAAACAGGATCTTATTTATCGCTAGAGCCAAATACTGCCCAAAGGATATTGAATAATACATTAAAAGCTGCTCAAAAGCTAACTAACATAGGAGAGCAACCTATTATATTAACTGCACCTATCGTGAGGTTTTATTTTAAGCGTTTAACTGAACAAGTTACTAGAGATCTAATAGTATTATCATATAATGAAATAGAACCGTCAGTAGAAATTCAATCCGTTGGGATGGTGAGCTTACAATGA
- the flhB gene encoding flagellar biosynthesis protein FlhB produces MIFKINLQFFADAEKTEKATPKKRREAREEGQVLQSREVTAAFILLVTFVFLKIYGEYALSNITKYMTKIYESIENIDQLFLENNLMPEFINIILAFLGLAIPVLAIAFVAALTINYLQVGFLFTTKPLKIDFNRINPIEGFKRLFSKKALMELIKSILKIILAGYIAYSFITKSMTRIISLPNLETTVILKNFADISFSFGIKIIGILIFLAFLDYLFQWREYEKNLMMTKQELKEEYKQTEGDPLIKSRIREKQRRIAMSRMIQDVPKADVIITNPTHIAVAIKYDNELYHAPYVLAKGVNLIAENIKKVGKEHSIPVVENKPLAKALYDLVEIGDIIPEELYEAVAEVLAYVYSLKDNY; encoded by the coding sequence ATGATTTTTAAAATAAATTTACAATTTTTTGCTGATGCAGAAAAAACTGAAAAAGCAACACCTAAGAAAAGAAGAGAAGCAAGGGAAGAAGGACAAGTATTACAAAGTAGAGAAGTGACAGCTGCATTTATACTTCTTGTTACATTCGTGTTTTTGAAAATATATGGAGAATATGCTTTAAGCAATATTACAAAATATATGACTAAAATTTATGAATCTATTGAAAATATAGATCAATTATTTTTGGAAAATAATTTGATGCCTGAATTTATTAATATAATACTTGCTTTTCTAGGATTGGCTATACCTGTTTTAGCTATAGCATTTGTAGCTGCTTTGACTATTAATTATTTACAAGTAGGATTTTTATTTACTACTAAACCATTAAAGATAGATTTCAATAGAATAAATCCTATTGAAGGTTTTAAAAGATTATTTTCTAAAAAGGCATTAATGGAATTAATAAAATCTATTTTGAAAATAATTCTAGCTGGATATATTGCATACTCTTTTATAACAAAAAGTATGACACGTATTATTTCATTGCCAAATTTAGAAACAACAGTTATATTAAAAAATTTTGCAGATATTTCTTTTAGTTTTGGAATTAAAATTATTGGGATATTAATTTTTCTTGCATTTTTGGACTATTTATTTCAGTGGAGAGAATATGAAAAAAATCTTATGATGACAAAACAAGAGCTAAAAGAAGAATATAAGCAAACAGAAGGAGATCCATTAATTAAATCGAGAATAAGAGAAAAACAACGTAGAATTGCAATGTCAAGAATGATTCAAGATGTTCCAAAAGCAGATGTTATAATAACTAATCCTACACATATTGCAGTTGCTATTAAATATGACAATGAACTGTATCATGCACCATATGTATTAGCTAAAGGTGTAAATTTAATTGCAGAAAATATTAAAAAAGTTGGAAAAGAACATTCTATACCAGTAGTTGAAAACAAACCTTTAGCAAAGGCATTATATGATTTAGTGGAAATAGGAGATATTATTCCTGAAGAATTGTATGAAGCAGTTGCTGAAGTTTTAGCTTATGTATATAGTTTAAAAGATAATTATTAG
- the fliR gene encoding flagellar biosynthetic protein FliR, translating to MNTFNLLFNKYELFLLVLVRTSGIFLISPFFSSQNVPNVMKIGFSIILSALITLTLDIKVDYTDITFVSIIIKELMVGFVIGFISYAFFSTFYVMGQIVDMKIGFGMINVMDPQHRVQVPLMGNFYYILAFLLLLSINGHHIIINALIDSYKFIPIGKFVIKEKSTFLLVDVLAKSFATGFKLSAPVVIIILLTDLFLGILSRTIPQMNVFVVGMPLKILIGLLIISVSMPIFYSMATGVFNQTVETIYNFLKSF from the coding sequence ATGAATACTTTTAATTTGTTATTTAATAAATATGAATTATTTTTATTAGTACTAGTTAGAACATCTGGTATTTTTTTAATATCACCCTTTTTTAGTTCTCAAAATGTTCCTAATGTAATGAAAATTGGTTTTTCAATTATATTATCAGCTTTAATAACTTTAACATTAGACATTAAAGTGGATTATACAGATATAACTTTTGTTTCTATTATAATAAAAGAACTAATGGTTGGTTTTGTTATTGGTTTTATTAGTTATGCTTTTTTTTCAACATTTTATGTAATGGGGCAAATTGTAGATATGAAAATAGGATTTGGAATGATAAATGTAATGGATCCTCAGCACAGAGTACAGGTACCTTTAATGGGAAATTTTTATTATATTTTAGCATTTTTACTTTTATTATCAATTAATGGTCATCATATAATAATAAATGCCCTTATAGATAGTTATAAATTTATACCTATTGGCAAATTTGTCATTAAAGAAAAGTCAACGTTTTTACTTGTAGATGTTTTAGCAAAATCCTTTGCAACTGGTTTTAAATTAAGTGCACCTGTAGTAATTATAATACTTTTAACAGATTTATTTTTAGGTATATTGTCAAGAACTATACCTCAGATGAATGTATTTGTAGTTGGTATGCCACTAAAGATATTAATTGGTCTTTTAATTATTAGCGTATCAATGCCTATATTTTATTCTATGGCTACTGGGGTATTTAATCAGACTGTAGAAACAATTTACAATTTTTTAAAAAGCTTCTAG
- the fliQ gene encoding flagellar biosynthesis protein FliQ, whose amino-acid sequence MNHGDVLKLAQEAIKTTLAVSAPMLIFSLVVGLIVSIIQAVTQIQEATLAFVPKIVAVLLSLIIFGPWILKVVTQFTIDLLNNINFYIQ is encoded by the coding sequence ATGAATCATGGTGATGTTTTAAAATTAGCTCAAGAAGCCATAAAAACCACTTTAGCAGTATCAGCCCCAATGTTAATATTTAGTTTAGTTGTAGGGTTGATTGTTAGTATTATACAAGCAGTTACTCAAATTCAGGAGGCAACATTGGCTTTTGTGCCTAAAATTGTTGCAGTTTTATTATCCTTAATAATATTTGGTCCTTGGATTTTAAAGGTAGTTACTCAATTTACAATAGATTTGCTAAATAATATTAACTTTTACATACAATGA
- the fliP gene encoding flagellar type III secretion system pore protein FliP (The bacterial flagellar biogenesis protein FliP forms a type III secretion system (T3SS)-type pore required for flagellar assembly.), whose amino-acid sequence MGKSIKIEDSNEPQDYVFSIKILIALTILTLAPSILIMMTSFTRIIIVLSLIRNALGLQQTPPNQVIIGLALFLTFFVMAPVASHINNEAIQPFLKEEINQDVAIEKTMEPIREFMFRQTRDKDLGLFLNIKNMEEVNSLNEIPNHVLIPAFIISELKTAFQIGFVVYIPFLVIDMVVSSTLMSMGMMMLPPVIISLPFKILLFILVDGWNLIVKSLVLGFK is encoded by the coding sequence TTGGGTAAAAGTATCAAAATAGAAGATAGCAATGAACCACAGGATTATGTATTTTCAATTAAGATATTAATTGCACTTACTATACTTACTTTAGCACCTTCTATTTTGATTATGATGACTAGTTTTACTCGTATTATAATTGTACTATCATTAATCAGAAATGCACTAGGTCTTCAACAGACGCCACCTAATCAGGTGATTATAGGTTTGGCTTTATTTTTAACTTTTTTTGTAATGGCTCCTGTAGCTTCTCATATAAACAATGAAGCTATTCAACCATTTTTAAAAGAGGAAATTAATCAAGATGTAGCTATCGAGAAAACAATGGAGCCTATTCGTGAATTTATGTTTAGACAAACTAGAGATAAGGATCTAGGGCTATTTTTAAATATAAAAAATATGGAAGAAGTAAATAGTTTAAATGAAATACCTAATCATGTTTTAATTCCAGCATTTATTATTAGTGAATTAAAGACTGCATTCCAAATTGGATTTGTAGTATATATTCCTTTTTTAGTTATAGATATGGTTGTATCAAGTACTTTAATGTCAATGGGTATGATGATGTTACCGCCTGTTATAATATCGTTGCCTTTTAAAATTTTATTATTTATTTTAGTAGATGGGTGGAATTTAATAGTTAAGTCTTTAGTTTTAGGATTTAAATAG
- a CDS encoding flagellar biosynthetic protein FliO, with protein sequence MSNKKCVKLILTSILIIILLMCNKVYAVNAGYELGKAIFKLFSYTGIFILVIVIAIYVTRFIAKNSKKFINSKYMKIIDILNIDINTKIAMIEINNKIYVFAINNNNIEMIDKFLKEDFKTKMDLNFDEQLEEYKQRCVCDKNIFSTLKNKINNLISKEDDDNEKKY encoded by the coding sequence ATGAGCAATAAAAAATGCGTAAAATTAATACTCACATCAATATTGATTATAATACTGTTGATGTGTAATAAAGTATATGCTGTAAATGCAGGTTATGAGCTAGGAAAAGCAATATTTAAATTATTTTCTTATACAGGAATATTTATATTAGTTATAGTAATAGCTATTTATGTAACTAGATTTATTGCAAAGAATTCAAAAAAATTTATAAATAGCAAATACATGAAGATTATAGATATACTAAACATAGATATTAATACAAAAATAGCAATGATAGAAATAAATAATAAAATATATGTATTTGCTATCAACAACAACAATATTGAAATGATAGATAAGTTTCTAAAAGAAGATTTTAAAACCAAGATGGATTTAAATTTTGATGAACAATTGGAAGAATATAAACAGCGTTGTGTTTGTGATAAAAATATTTTTAGTACTTTAAAAAATAAGATTAATAATTTAATTAGTAAGGAAGACGACGATAATGAAAAAAAGTATTAA
- a CDS encoding response regulator: MSKGILIVDDASFMRMMIKDILTKNGFEVVGEAENGVKAVEKYKELKPELVIMDITMPEMDGIQAVKEIKKIDENAKIVMCSAMGQQAMVIEAIQAGAKDFIVKPFQADRVIEAVKKVLG; encoded by the coding sequence ATGTCAAAAGGAATATTAATAGTAGATGATGCTTCTTTTATGAGGATGATGATAAAGGATATTCTCACTAAAAATGGATTTGAAGTGGTAGGAGAAGCAGAAAATGGAGTAAAAGCTGTTGAAAAATATAAAGAATTGAAACCAGAATTGGTAATCATGGATATTACAATGCCAGAGATGGATGGAATTCAAGCTGTAAAAGAAATAAAAAAAATAGATGAAAATGCAAAGATAGTAATGTGTTCTGCAATGGGACAACAAGCTATGGTTATTGAGGCAATACAAGCAGGAGCCAAGGATTTTATAGTAAAGCCATTTCAAGCGGATCGAGTTATAGAGGCTGTAAAAAAGGTTTTAGGATAA
- the fliY gene encoding flagellar motor switch phosphatase FliY, which translates to MVMNMTKDTLSQEEIDSLLKGTEDISENSENDDKYDIENDVITDIEKDTIGEIGNISMGTAATTLSTLLNKKVMITTPTVTIATVKELSDEYPIPFVAVDVKYKEGFEGSNVLIIKLDDVKIITDIMLGNDEIDTSRELTELDLSAISEVMNQMMGSACTSLSEIFMKKIDIEPPKSYEITFEEGKKTLDVLKGPDPIIKVSFKMIVEDLIDSEIMQLIPLEFGKEMVANLIGKPDEDKEIETPDSSNYFDKDESNILSDSFEENEEIKDNRTVEDKQLGKIEKDPVVIKKPQFETFDNSQEVSYNKPIDLVSDIPVEITVELGRTVKKIGEILEYGPGTVVELDKLVGEPLDIYANGKYIAKGEVVVIDDNFGIRITDIDNSYGK; encoded by the coding sequence ATGGTGATGAATATGACTAAAGATACTCTTTCTCAAGAGGAAATAGATTCTTTATTAAAGGGAACAGAGGATATTAGTGAGAATAGCGAAAATGACGATAAATATGATATAGAGAATGATGTAATAACAGATATAGAAAAGGATACGATAGGTGAAATAGGTAATATTAGTATGGGAACTGCTGCAACTACCTTATCTACTTTGTTGAATAAAAAAGTAATGATAACTACTCCAACGGTTACTATAGCTACTGTAAAAGAGTTGTCAGATGAGTATCCTATTCCATTTGTTGCAGTAGATGTAAAATACAAAGAAGGATTTGAAGGCTCTAATGTATTAATTATAAAACTAGATGATGTAAAAATAATAACTGATATAATGTTAGGAAATGATGAAATTGATACAAGTAGAGAATTAACAGAGTTGGATTTAAGTGCCATATCAGAAGTAATGAATCAAATGATGGGTTCAGCTTGTACTTCATTGTCAGAAATTTTTATGAAAAAAATTGATATTGAGCCACCAAAATCCTATGAAATAACATTTGAAGAAGGAAAGAAAACATTAGATGTATTAAAAGGTCCAGACCCAATTATTAAAGTATCTTTTAAAATGATAGTTGAAGATTTGATAGATAGTGAAATTATGCAATTAATACCTTTAGAATTTGGCAAGGAAATGGTTGCAAACTTAATAGGTAAACCTGACGAAGATAAAGAAATAGAAACACCAGATTCAAGTAATTATTTTGATAAAGATGAAAGTAATATATTGAGTGATAGTTTTGAAGAAAATGAAGAAATAAAAGATAATAGAACTGTAGAAGATAAACAATTAGGAAAAATTGAAAAAGATCCTGTAGTTATTAAAAAGCCTCAATTTGAAACTTTTGACAACTCTCAAGAAGTTAGTTATAATAAACCTATCGATTTGGTTAGCGATATACCTGTAGAAATTACTGTTGAACTAGGAAGAACGGTTAAAAAAATTGGTGAAATTTTAGAATATGGTCCTGGTACTGTAGTAGAATTGGATAAGTTAGTTGGGGAACCTTTAGATATCTATGCAAATGGAAAATATATTGCTAAAGGTGAGGTAGTAGTAATTGATGATAATTTTGGTATTAGAATAACTGATATAGATAATTCTTATGGTAAATAA
- the fliM gene encoding flagellar motor switch protein FliM, producing MAKDQLRTLEIIHENFGRLFQTFLSGYLRTPVKISILTVDQFAYSEFSNAIPNPAFLSIIDFEPLNGQILMDISTNVVYAILDRLLGGDGTEKQEIRAFTEIELSLLDNMMGKVMPLIQEAWSNIIQLKPKLNKIEVNPQFAQIVPPNETIALITMNVEVGSTEGMLNICIPHLVIEPVLDKLSTRYWFSTKEKDLSEKEILAIKKRILDTRVPIKTELGSTTVKVKDILDLQKGDVIKLNSRTDEEIRVRIGSQVKFLGTIGTSRNRMAVKITEVVKDGDEYD from the coding sequence ATTGCTAAAGATCAACTAAGAACATTAGAGATAATTCATGAAAATTTTGGAAGATTATTTCAAACTTTTTTATCTGGATACTTAAGAACACCAGTTAAAATATCTATTTTGACTGTAGATCAATTTGCTTATAGTGAATTTAGTAATGCGATTCCCAATCCAGCATTTTTAAGCATTATAGATTTTGAACCGTTAAATGGTCAAATACTTATGGATATATCTACAAATGTAGTATATGCTATATTAGATAGACTTTTAGGTGGAGATGGTACTGAAAAACAAGAGATTAGAGCTTTTACAGAGATAGAATTATCATTACTGGATAATATGATGGGTAAAGTAATGCCTCTAATTCAAGAAGCTTGGAGCAATATAATTCAATTAAAGCCTAAGTTAAATAAGATTGAAGTTAATCCACAATTTGCTCAAATAGTGCCTCCTAATGAAACTATTGCTCTTATAACAATGAATGTTGAAGTAGGTTCAACTGAAGGAATGTTAAATATATGTATACCTCATTTAGTTATAGAGCCAGTACTTGATAAATTAAGTACTAGATATTGGTTTTCAACAAAAGAGAAAGATTTATCAGAAAAAGAGATTTTAGCTATAAAAAAAAGAATATTAGATACAAGGGTTCCAATAAAGACTGAACTTGGTTCTACAACTGTAAAAGTAAAAGATATTTTAGATTTGCAAAAGGGAGATGTAATAAAGCTTAATAGTAGAACAGATGAAGAAATAAGAGTAAGAATTGGTTCTCAAGTTAAATTTTTAGGTACTATTGGTACATCTAGAAATAGAATGGCAGTAAAAATAACAGAGGTTGTAAAGGATGGTGATGAATATGACTAA